In the genome of Nycticebus coucang isolate mNycCou1 chromosome 12, mNycCou1.pri, whole genome shotgun sequence, one region contains:
- the BCKDK gene encoding 3-methyl-2-oxobutanoate dehydrogenase [lipoamide] kinase, mitochondrial, which yields MILASVLGSGPWSGPPLRPLLGSTLLLRARSTSATDTHHVEMARERSKTVTSFYNQSAIDVAAEKPSVRLTPTMMLYSGRSQDGSHLLKSARYLQQELPVRIAHRIKGFRCLPFIIGCNPTILHVHELYIRAFQKLTDFPPIKDQAEEAQYCQLVRQLLDDHKDVVTLLAEGLRESRKHIKDEKLVRYFLDKTLTSRLGIRMLATHHLALHEDKPDFVGIICTRLSPKKIIEKWVDFARRLCEHKYGNAPRVRINGHVAARFPFIPMPLDYILPELLKNAMRATMESHLDTPYNVPDVVITIANNDIDLVIRISDRGGGIAHKDLDRVMDYHFTTAEASTQDPRISPLFGHLDMHSGGQSGPMHGFGFGLPTSRAYAEYLGGSLQLQSLQGIGTDVYLRLRHIDGREESFRI from the exons ATGATACTGGCATCGGTGCTGGGCAGTGGTCCCTGGAGTGGGCCTCCACTCCGGCCCCTCCTGGGGTCCACACTCTTGCTTCGGGCTCGCTCAACATCAGCCACTGATACGCACCATGTGGAGATGGCACGGGAGCGCTCCAAGACAGTCACCTCCTTTTACAACCAGTCAGCCATTGATGTGGCAGCCGAGAAG CCCTCAGTCCGCCTCACTCCAACCATGATGCTCTATTCTGGCCGCTCTCAGGATGGCAGCCACCTTCTG aAAAGTGCCCGGTACCTACAGCAAGAGCTACCTGTAAGGATCGCTCACCGAATCAAGGGCTTCCGCTGCCTTCCTTTCATCATTGGCTGTAACCCCACCATTCTGCATGTG CACGAGTTGTACATCCGTGCCTTCCAGAAGCTGACAGACTTTCCTCCG ATCAAAGACCAGGCAGAAGAGGCCCAATACTGCCAGCTGGTGCGACAGCTGCTGGACGACCACAAGGATGTGGTGACTCTCTTAGCTGAGGGCCTGCGTGAGAGCCGGAAGCACATAAAG GATGAAAAGCTCGTCCGATACTTCTTGGACAAGACGCTGACTTCAAGGCTTGGGATCCGCATGTTAGCCACCCATCACCTGGCACTGCATGAGGACAAG CCTGACTTTGTTGGCATCATCTGCACTCGTCTCTCCCCAAAGAAGATTATTGAGAAATGGGTGGACTTTGCCAG ACGCCTGTGTGAGCACAAGTATGGTAATGCCCCCCGTGTCCGCATCAACGGACATGTGGCTGCGCGTTTCCCTTTCATCCCTATGCCACTGGACTACATCTTGCCTGAGCTGCTCAAGAATGCCATGAG AGCCACAATGGAGAGTCACCTAGACACTCCCTACAACGTCCCAGATGTGGTCATCACTATCGCCAACAACGATATTGATCTCGTCATCAG GATTTCAGATCGAGGTGGAGGAATCGCTCATAAAGACCTGGATCGGGTCATGGATTACCACTTCACCACAGCTGAGGCCAGCACTCAGGACCCCCGGATCAGCCCCCTCTTTGGACACCTGGACATGCACAGTGGTGGCCAGTCAGGACCCATGCATGG CTTTGGCTTCGGGTTGCCCACATCACGGGCCTACGCAGAGTACCTTGGTGGTTCCCTGCAGTTGCAGTCCCTGCAGGGCATTGGCACGGATGTCTACCTGCGGCTGCGTCACATTGATGGCCGGGAGGAAAGCTTCCGAATCTGA
- the LOC128561247 gene encoding superoxide dismutase [Cu-Zn]-like: protein MTMKAAYVLKGDGAVQGTIHFGPVTVKGSITGLAEGDHGFHVHQFGDNTQGCTSAGPHFNPQSKKHAGPKDEERHVGDLGNVTAGKNGEAIVSIEDSMISLSGEYSIIGRTMVVHAKPDDLGKGGNEESTKTGNAGSRLACGVIGIAQ from the coding sequence ATGACGATGAAGGCAGCGTATGTGTTGAAGGGTGATGGCGCAGTGCAGGGCACCATCCACTTTGGACCAGTTACAGTAAAGGGAAGCATTACAGGACTGGCTGAAGGTGATCACGGATTCCATGTCCATCAGTTTGGAGATAATACACAAGGCTGTACCAGTGCAGGTCCTCACTTTAATCCTCAATCCAAAAAACATGCCGGACCAAAGGATGAAGAGAGGCATGTTGGAGATCTGGGCAATGTGACTGCTGGCAAAAATGGTGAGGCCATTGTGTCTATTGAAGATTCTATGATCTCACTCTCAGGAGAATATTCCATCATTGGCCGCACAATGGTGGTCCATGCAAAACCAGATGACTTGGGCAAAGGTGGAAATGAAGAAAGTACAAAGACGGGAAATGCTGGAAGTCGATTGGCATGTGGTGTAATTGGGATCGCCCAGTAG